In Gemmatimonadaceae bacterium, the following are encoded in one genomic region:
- a CDS encoding bifunctional YncE family protein/alkaline phosphatase family protein — protein sequence MLLPLLALLQQPAPPPPPRTVTDPGVVAVGQRVTPAGVQTVFGGRVASVRFGATPGEVWAAVPGSAWRMAWRDNRVVARAEFAGRPGVHGIAMDPVTRRVLVSSVSKLPAAVAASRTPGGPPLERAKSVAQLVAYDTDSAATITMQSGPLGDFMAGAPAIAATRGADGHRVAVLPLPADDKLVVLDAENGTTLRTVALGVLPIAAVLSPDGAVAWVSVFGGPKPTGRQRRATQCCDPAAEPVRVDARGIALPGTVDRIDVTTGTVTHRISVGAHPTGLAWDEGRQRLYVANGNSDAISVIDTRRNTLVATIAIAPFRERRIGLTPTALALAPDGGTLYVTLGGANAVAVYDVRDAGATLRGLIPTGWYPSSIDVSADGTTLAVGTLFGVGAGTGRTAGRDGRYVFAERGSLNVIPVPTDAALTAYTTSVAENNRFHLASGPAAPSITPRAGVVARAVPERPGEASLIQHVVYIIRENRTYDQVLGDIGKGASDSSLTMYGRDVTPNTHALSEQFVLLDHFFASGGNSADGHNWLTQSLETAYPMWPLYSGRSYPSEGNDPLTYSSGGFLWESAMRLGQRVVSFGEYAPAPSDSVPAMRARLMAMFRDSTTYSAALARRTLARTYTTRSEIPSLDRILVREYPGWTQEVPDVVKADVVLEHLKEWEAAGRMPNLSLIILPNNHTQGTSPGWCTPAACVADNDLALGRLVDALSHSSFWKSMAILVVEDDAQNGVDHIDGHRTVALAISPYARRGVIDSTFYSQPSMVKTIELMLGLPALTMFDLVATDMRASFIGPGEAPDFTPYRVRQPRQSLYDVNLRVGEITGPDAAARRAAAVASARMNFREPDAAPTERLNRILWAESKGWRVPYPEVKRSLFFPLAVDIEDEDREERAERRAVRPVRKPARDRR from the coding sequence ATGCTCCTCCCGCTGCTCGCGCTGCTCCAGCAGCCTGCTCCCCCGCCGCCGCCCCGCACGGTCACCGACCCGGGCGTCGTGGCCGTGGGCCAGCGCGTCACCCCCGCCGGGGTGCAGACGGTGTTCGGCGGCCGCGTGGCCTCGGTCCGGTTCGGCGCGACGCCGGGTGAGGTATGGGCCGCCGTGCCGGGCAGTGCGTGGCGCATGGCGTGGCGGGACAACCGCGTCGTGGCGCGCGCGGAGTTCGCGGGTCGACCGGGCGTACACGGCATCGCGATGGATCCGGTCACGCGACGCGTGCTCGTGAGCTCGGTGAGCAAGCTCCCCGCCGCCGTCGCCGCCAGCCGCACGCCGGGCGGACCGCCGCTGGAGCGCGCGAAGTCGGTGGCGCAGCTCGTGGCCTACGACACCGACAGCGCCGCGACGATCACCATGCAATCCGGCCCGCTGGGCGACTTCATGGCTGGTGCACCGGCCATCGCGGCCACGCGCGGTGCGGACGGGCATCGCGTGGCCGTGCTGCCACTTCCCGCCGACGACAAGCTGGTCGTGCTCGACGCCGAGAACGGCACCACGCTGCGCACGGTGGCCCTCGGCGTGCTGCCCATCGCCGCGGTGCTCTCACCCGACGGGGCCGTGGCCTGGGTGAGCGTCTTCGGCGGGCCGAAACCAACGGGGCGGCAGCGGCGCGCCACGCAGTGCTGCGATCCCGCCGCCGAGCCGGTGCGTGTCGACGCGCGCGGGATCGCGTTGCCCGGCACGGTGGATCGTATCGACGTGACGACCGGCACCGTCACCCACCGCATTTCGGTCGGGGCACACCCCACCGGGCTGGCCTGGGACGAGGGACGCCAGCGGCTCTACGTCGCCAACGGCAACAGCGATGCGATCAGCGTGATCGACACCCGCCGCAACACCCTCGTCGCCACCATCGCGATCGCCCCGTTCCGCGAGCGCCGCATCGGCCTCACACCGACGGCACTCGCGCTCGCGCCGGATGGCGGCACGCTGTACGTGACGCTCGGCGGCGCGAATGCCGTGGCCGTGTACGACGTGCGCGACGCGGGGGCCACGCTGCGCGGCCTGATCCCCACCGGCTGGTACCCCAGCAGCATCGACGTCAGCGCCGATGGCACCACGCTCGCCGTCGGCACGCTCTTCGGCGTGGGTGCCGGCACCGGCCGCACCGCCGGCCGCGACGGACGCTACGTCTTCGCGGAGCGCGGCTCGCTGAACGTGATCCCGGTGCCGACCGACGCCGCGCTCACCGCGTACACCACCAGCGTGGCGGAGAACAACCGATTCCACCTCGCCAGCGGGCCGGCGGCGCCGTCGATCACGCCGCGTGCCGGTGTGGTGGCGCGCGCGGTGCCGGAACGGCCCGGCGAGGCAAGCCTGATCCAGCACGTGGTGTACATCATCCGCGAGAACCGTACCTACGACCAGGTGCTCGGCGACATCGGCAAGGGGGCCAGCGACTCCTCGCTCACGATGTACGGCCGCGATGTCACGCCGAACACCCATGCCCTCAGCGAACAGTTCGTCCTGCTCGACCACTTCTTCGCCTCGGGCGGCAACTCCGCCGACGGACACAACTGGCTGACGCAGTCGCTGGAGACGGCCTACCCGATGTGGCCCCTGTACTCCGGCCGCAGCTACCCGAGCGAAGGCAACGACCCCCTCACCTACTCGTCCGGCGGCTTCCTCTGGGAATCGGCGATGCGACTGGGACAGCGCGTGGTGAGCTTCGGCGAGTACGCGCCGGCGCCCAGCGATTCCGTGCCGGCGATGCGCGCGCGGCTGATGGCGATGTTCCGCGATTCGACCACGTACAGCGCCGCGCTGGCCCGGCGCACCCTCGCGCGCACCTACACCACCCGCAGCGAGATCCCGAGCCTGGACCGCATCCTCGTGCGCGAGTATCCCGGGTGGACGCAGGAGGTGCCCGACGTGGTGAAGGCGGACGTGGTGCTCGAGCACCTGAAGGAATGGGAGGCGGCGGGGCGGATGCCGAACCTCTCGCTGATCATCCTGCCGAACAACCACACGCAGGGCACGAGCCCCGGCTGGTGCACGCCCGCCGCCTGCGTCGCCGACAACGACCTGGCACTCGGCCGCCTGGTGGACGCGCTCAGCCACTCGTCGTTCTGGAAGTCGATGGCGATCCTCGTGGTCGAGGACGACGCGCAGAACGGCGTGGACCACATCGACGGGCACCGCACGGTGGCACTCGCGATCAGTCCATACGCGCGACGCGGCGTGATCGACAGCACGTTCTACAGCCAGCCCAGCATGGTGAAGACCATCGAGCTGATGCTCGGCCTGCCGGCGCTCACGATGTTCGACCTCGTGGCCACCGACATGCGCGCGAGCTTCATCGGTCCCGGCGAGGCGCCCGACTTCACGCCGTACCGGGTGCGGCAGCCGCGCCAGTCGCTGTACGACGTGAACCTGCGGGTGGGCGAGATCACCGGACCCGATGCCGCGGCCCGTCGTGCCGCTGCGGTGGCCAGCGCGCGGATGAACTTCCGCGAGCCTGACGCCGCGCCGACGGAGCGGCTGAACCGGATCCTGTGGGCCGAGTCGAAGGGGTGGCGCGTGCCCTATCCGGAGGTGAAGCGGTCGCTGTTCTTCCCGCTGGCGGTGGACATCGAGGATGAGGACCGCGAGGAGCGTGCGGAGCGGCGCGCCGTGCGACCGGTCCGGAAGCCGGCGCGTGACAGGCGGTGA
- a CDS encoding SusC/RagA family TonB-linked outer membrane protein — protein MSTYWRRSAALAALLALAALPVRAQQPAGGTVVVRVTSAADQRPVESARVFILNTNIANQTLADGRVTFRNVAPATYTVRVLRVGYAEQTRRVTVTAGATATVDVAMNQAAIALAAVVTTATGEQRREEIGNATANIDVASLVESAPVANLNDLLNSRAPGVTVTSGTQTGTGARIRIRGSNSVSLSNEPIWIIDGIRMTSTNQNFNAPTGNGVGGNTGGNNASRIGDLNPDEIESIEIVKGPSAATLYGTDAANGVILVTTKKGRAGAPRWSVYSEGGTVVDRNTYPTAYSLWGKRPTETVSSRAFCNLQRVGTGECLADSTSSLNIFEEKDLTPLSTGNRRQVGVQVSGGSDAVRYFVAAEDEHEVGVLELPEFERARFDSVGLPIRSWTDRPNQMNRRSLRANLNATISPKLELGMATNFINIAQRYSLESNATAGLGSQVFGGPGTRANGTVSGLGTPLNGYRAWTPGYSWQENTAQAVNRFIWSAQANWRPFTWLANRATVGNDFTSLSDENLLYRGEGPPLTATTRLGSRGIGRVSTNNLTVDVGSTAQYRLFGLSHKTTAGAQYIGFRSALASTGSTQLAPASQNVGSGTSPSVSEATTITKTFGVFVEQALSINDRLFLTAAVRSDQNSAFGTNFQSIVYPKASASYLISGEDWFKSPSWLTSLRLRYAYGQSGVQPGPNDALLFFGAGTTNLQNADQPTLVQSALGNPDLKPERSTENETGFEANMFNSRLSLDVTYYHKITKDALIAAVLPPSYGSVTTQLRNLGSVKNSGWELGVTAQIMNRSYFTWDVNVSASGNANVVQSLGDTPPQIGTVTRTVAGYPIAGYWAQPILGWQDKNGDGLLTYYADTARNEVFVADTSVFRGYATPRYNTTVTNGFEFLNHKLRFNTMWDIRRGNLWYNNTDRIRCTRPNCSGRNNLDADLIDQATNIAANEHVVRSLDGFLQQGGFVRLREASLEYTFSPALASRLLKARSLSVVLAGRNLRLWTKYRGADPESGFNTTSGTDAPSEFQTIAPPSYFTFRFNLGY, from the coding sequence ATGTCCACTTACTGGCGCCGTTCCGCGGCGCTGGCGGCGCTGCTGGCGCTCGCCGCCCTCCCTGTGCGCGCGCAGCAACCTGCGGGCGGGACCGTCGTCGTGCGGGTCACCAGTGCGGCCGACCAGCGACCGGTTGAGTCTGCGCGTGTGTTCATCCTGAACACGAACATCGCCAACCAGACGCTGGCCGACGGCCGCGTCACCTTCCGCAACGTGGCGCCGGCCACCTACACCGTCCGCGTGCTGCGCGTGGGGTACGCCGAGCAGACGCGCCGCGTGACCGTCACCGCCGGCGCCACCGCGACGGTGGACGTCGCGATGAACCAGGCGGCCATCGCACTCGCTGCCGTCGTCACCACCGCCACCGGCGAGCAGCGGCGCGAGGAGATCGGCAACGCGACCGCGAACATCGACGTGGCCAGCCTCGTCGAGTCGGCTCCGGTGGCCAACCTCAACGACCTGCTGAACTCCCGCGCGCCCGGCGTCACGGTGACCAGCGGCACGCAGACCGGCACCGGTGCCCGCATCCGCATCCGCGGCAGCAACTCGGTGAGCCTGTCGAACGAGCCGATCTGGATCATCGACGGCATCCGCATGACCAGCACCAACCAGAACTTCAACGCCCCCACCGGCAACGGCGTGGGCGGCAACACCGGCGGCAACAACGCCAGCCGGATCGGCGACCTGAACCCCGACGAGATCGAGAGCATCGAGATCGTGAAGGGTCCGTCGGCCGCCACGCTCTACGGCACCGACGCCGCCAACGGCGTGATCCTCGTGACGACCAAGAAGGGCCGCGCCGGCGCCCCGCGCTGGTCGGTGTACAGCGAGGGCGGCACGGTCGTGGATCGCAACACCTATCCAACCGCCTACAGCCTCTGGGGCAAACGTCCCACCGAGACCGTCTCGTCGCGGGCGTTCTGCAACCTGCAGCGCGTCGGCACCGGGGAGTGCCTGGCCGATTCCACCAGCTCGCTGAACATCTTCGAGGAGAAGGACCTCACGCCGCTCTCCACCGGCAACCGCCGCCAGGTGGGCGTGCAGGTCTCGGGCGGCAGCGACGCGGTGCGCTACTTCGTGGCCGCCGAGGACGAACACGAGGTCGGCGTGCTGGAACTCCCGGAGTTCGAGCGCGCGCGCTTCGACTCGGTGGGCCTTCCGATCCGCTCGTGGACCGACCGACCCAACCAGATGAACCGGCGCTCGCTGCGTGCAAACCTGAACGCGACCATCTCGCCGAAGCTCGAGCTGGGGATGGCCACCAACTTCATCAACATCGCGCAGCGGTACTCGCTCGAGTCGAACGCGACCGCCGGGCTGGGCTCGCAGGTGTTCGGCGGGCCGGGCACCCGCGCCAACGGCACCGTCAGCGGCCTGGGCACCCCACTCAACGGCTATCGCGCCTGGACGCCCGGCTACTCCTGGCAGGAGAACACGGCCCAGGCGGTGAACCGGTTCATCTGGTCGGCGCAGGCGAACTGGCGGCCGTTCACCTGGCTCGCCAACCGCGCCACGGTCGGCAACGACTTCACCTCGCTCAGTGACGAGAACCTGCTCTATCGCGGTGAGGGACCGCCGCTGACGGCCACCACGCGGCTCGGCTCGCGCGGCATCGGCCGGGTGTCCACCAACAACCTCACCGTGGATGTCGGCTCGACGGCGCAGTACCGGCTGTTCGGCCTGTCGCACAAGACCACCGCCGGTGCGCAGTACATCGGATTCCGCAGTGCCCTCGCGTCCACCGGCTCCACGCAGCTCGCGCCGGCGTCGCAGAACGTGGGGTCCGGCACGTCGCCGTCGGTCTCCGAGGCCACCACGATCACCAAGACGTTCGGTGTGTTCGTGGAGCAGGCCCTCTCCATCAATGACCGGCTCTTCCTCACTGCCGCCGTCCGCAGTGACCAGAACTCGGCCTTCGGCACGAACTTCCAGAGCATCGTCTATCCCAAGGCCTCTGCATCGTACCTGATCTCCGGGGAGGACTGGTTCAAGTCGCCCTCGTGGCTCACGTCGCTGCGCCTGCGGTATGCGTACGGGCAGTCCGGCGTGCAGCCGGGCCCGAACGACGCCCTCCTCTTCTTCGGCGCTGGCACCACCAACCTGCAGAACGCCGACCAGCCCACCCTGGTGCAGTCGGCGCTCGGCAACCCGGACCTGAAGCCGGAACGCTCGACGGAGAACGAGACCGGGTTCGAGGCGAACATGTTCAACAGCCGCCTCAGCCTGGACGTCACGTACTACCACAAGATCACCAAGGACGCCCTCATCGCCGCGGTGCTGCCGCCGTCGTACGGCTCGGTCACCACCCAGCTCCGCAACCTCGGTTCGGTCAAGAACAGCGGCTGGGAACTGGGCGTCACGGCGCAGATCATGAACCGGTCGTATTTCACGTGGGACGTGAACGTCTCCGCGTCAGGCAACGCCAACGTGGTGCAGTCGCTGGGTGACACGCCGCCACAGATCGGCACCGTGACCCGCACCGTGGCCGGCTATCCCATCGCCGGCTACTGGGCGCAGCCGATCCTCGGCTGGCAGGACAAGAATGGCGACGGGCTGCTCACCTACTATGCCGACACCGCGCGGAACGAGGTGTTCGTGGCCGACACGTCGGTGTTCCGCGGCTATGCCACGCCGCGCTACAACACCACCGTCACCAACGGCTTCGAGTTCCTGAACCACAAGCTGCGCTTCAACACGATGTGGGACATCCGGCGCGGCAACCTGTGGTACAACAACACCGATCGCATCCGCTGCACCCGCCCGAACTGCAGCGGCCGCAACAACTTGGACGCGGACCTCATCGACCAGGCCACCAACATCGCGGCCAACGAGCATGTCGTGCGCTCGCTGGACGGCTTCCTGCAGCAGGGCGGCTTCGTCCGGCTGCGCGAGGCCTCGCTCGAGTACACGTTCTCGCCTGCGCTGGCCTCACGCCTGCTGAAGGCCCGCAGCCTGTCGGTGGTGCTCGCCGGCCGGAACCTGCGCCTCTGGACCAAGTACCGCGGCGCCGACCCGGAGTCGGGCTTCAACACCACCAGCGGCACCGATGCGCCGTCCGAGTTCCAGACCATCGCCCCGCCGAGCTACTTCACGTTCCGCTTCAATCTCGGCTACTAG
- a CDS encoding S9 family peptidase, giving the protein MPAALAAQQGAAPAPRPMTWLDMQSMRQVQVPVPSPDGKWAVYVTSTPDWKEARRQSDLHLVSLSQGIASARQLTFTAEKNETNPAWSRDGRFFVFLSDRDAPAGGGGAPRGSTLPTAGPGMQYPPPAAGGGMGGASSQLYLMRPDGGEARRITDAKDGVTTFAFSPDGKWLAYRSGIATQEQLFVLPVSTLLAGSPVAATPLLRHPTGVGLWRFSPDGRRIFYAAPDTVDGDERLRLEKRFDVRVRNAETPLYSLWALDVETQRTTRLTRDSTYSVGDMSLSPDGRWIGFHGLSTSRFERNILEQNGFADLYLLDVSSGVVERLTTNREIGESSVSFSPDSRLVAFSAPDDFIMRHNLRVYLREVAAKGAAFRKLGAGFDGPVTIGFWAPDGGTIYFNVGIKATDQVAALDIAANRVTPLTAEQASLRATQDDDTDRIFITRSDPRMPATIFAVPSSRAIAERGTWVQLTDANPWVRDRALGAAEEITWRGRDGTPVGGVLVKPVGYQAGTRYPLIVSIHGGPQSADVLTFNGGYGSQVYAGAGYMVLLPNYRNSTNYGQRFEIESQGDYFTKGYEDIMAGVDHLIRGGLVDSTRMGVLGWSAGGHWSNWILTHTTRFKAISTGAGVYNWISMYGESDTQRGRQWYLGDKMYWDDMLHWWKQSPAAYIRNAKTPTMIHVVDGDPRVPRPESEGLHMALKRLGVPTEFYVYPGNTHGIPDARNQLLKATAEMAWMDYWVRNSGHRFAWRDVLRTVEEPTPARPAAAVP; this is encoded by the coding sequence GTGCCGGCCGCTCTCGCGGCGCAGCAGGGTGCCGCGCCCGCGCCGCGCCCGATGACCTGGCTGGACATGCAGTCCATGCGCCAGGTGCAGGTGCCGGTGCCCAGCCCGGATGGCAAGTGGGCGGTGTACGTGACGAGCACGCCCGACTGGAAGGAGGCGCGTCGTCAGTCGGATCTCCACCTCGTGTCGCTCTCGCAAGGCATTGCCAGCGCACGCCAGCTCACCTTCACCGCCGAGAAGAACGAGACGAACCCCGCCTGGTCGAGGGACGGGCGCTTCTTCGTCTTCCTCTCCGACCGTGATGCACCGGCCGGCGGTGGCGGCGCGCCGCGGGGCAGCACACTCCCCACGGCGGGTCCGGGCATGCAGTATCCGCCGCCGGCAGCTGGCGGCGGGATGGGTGGCGCGTCATCGCAGCTGTACCTCATGCGCCCCGACGGCGGCGAGGCGCGCCGCATCACCGACGCGAAGGACGGCGTGACTACGTTCGCCTTTTCGCCCGATGGGAAGTGGCTGGCCTATCGCTCCGGCATCGCGACCCAGGAACAGCTCTTCGTGCTGCCTGTCTCGACGCTGCTGGCCGGCTCGCCGGTTGCCGCGACGCCGCTGCTGCGGCACCCCACCGGGGTGGGCCTGTGGCGCTTCTCGCCCGACGGACGCCGGATCTTCTACGCGGCGCCCGACACCGTGGACGGCGACGAGCGGCTCCGCCTCGAGAAGCGCTTCGACGTGCGGGTGCGGAACGCGGAGACCCCGCTCTACAGCCTGTGGGCGCTGGACGTGGAGACGCAGCGCACCACGCGGCTCACGCGTGACTCGACCTACAGCGTCGGCGACATGAGCCTGTCGCCGGATGGACGCTGGATCGGCTTCCACGGCCTGAGCACCAGCCGGTTCGAGCGCAACATCCTCGAGCAGAACGGTTTCGCTGACCTGTACCTGCTGGACGTGTCCTCCGGTGTGGTGGAGCGACTGACCACCAACCGCGAGATCGGTGAGAGCAGCGTGAGTTTCTCGCCGGACAGTCGGCTGGTGGCGTTCTCGGCGCCGGACGACTTCATCATGCGCCACAACCTGCGCGTGTACCTGCGCGAGGTCGCCGCGAAGGGCGCCGCGTTCCGGAAGCTGGGCGCCGGGTTCGACGGGCCCGTGACGATCGGCTTCTGGGCGCCTGACGGCGGCACGATCTACTTCAACGTCGGGATCAAGGCGACGGACCAGGTGGCCGCGCTGGACATCGCCGCCAATCGCGTGACGCCGCTCACCGCGGAGCAGGCGAGCCTGCGCGCCACGCAGGATGACGACACCGACCGGATCTTCATCACGCGCAGCGATCCGCGGATGCCGGCGACGATCTTCGCAGTGCCCTCGTCCCGGGCCATCGCCGAGCGCGGCACCTGGGTCCAGCTCACGGACGCGAATCCGTGGGTGCGCGACCGTGCTCTCGGCGCGGCCGAGGAGATCACCTGGCGGGGCAGGGATGGCACGCCGGTGGGTGGGGTGCTGGTGAAGCCCGTGGGGTACCAGGCTGGCACGCGCTACCCGTTGATCGTCTCCATCCACGGCGGGCCGCAGTCCGCCGACGTGCTCACGTTCAACGGCGGATACGGCTCGCAGGTGTACGCCGGCGCTGGCTACATGGTGCTGCTGCCCAATTACCGGAACAGCACCAACTACGGTCAGCGGTTCGAGATCGAGAGCCAGGGTGACTACTTCACGAAGGGCTACGAGGACATCATGGCCGGGGTGGACCACCTGATCCGCGGCGGCCTGGTGGACAGTACGCGGATGGGGGTGCTGGGGTGGAGCGCCGGTGGCCACTGGTCCAACTGGATCCTGACGCACACCACCCGCTTCAAGGCGATCTCCACCGGTGCCGGCGTCTACAACTGGATCTCGATGTACGGCGAGAGCGACACGCAGCGCGGGCGCCAGTGGTACCTGGGCGACAAGATGTACTGGGACGACATGCTGCACTGGTGGAAGCAGTCGCCGGCGGCGTACATCCGGAACGCGAAGACGCCGACGATGATCCACGTGGTGGACGGGGACCCGCGCGTACCACGCCCGGAGAGCGAGGGGCTGCACATGGCACTCAAGCGCCTTGGCGTGCCGACGGAGTTCTACGTCTATCCCGGCAACACGCACGGCATCCCGGATGCGCGCAACCAGCTGCTGAAGGCGACGGCCGAGATGGCGTGGATGGACTACTGGGTCCGGAACTCCGGGCATCGCTTCGCGTGGCGCGACGTGCTGCGCACGGTGGAGGAACCGACGCCGGCGCGTCCGGCGGCGGCAGTGCCCTGA
- a CDS encoding HNH endonuclease: MPSRSNPKPAAHPKPAAAAHAAAKKAPAAKRSRSRRGRGGGGGAASQESALSSMPTGRAAYAETRRWLVARHGNTCAYCARKVRAQEITLDHVAPRRGMTAYDRRDNLVLCCLACNIAKADKTTMAWLLAKRNRAVQLIRFGGHLSEGLVEMARDLAGPEGVALAERLSDPDYPYSD, translated from the coding sequence ATGCCCTCTCGCTCCAACCCGAAGCCCGCCGCGCACCCGAAGCCGGCCGCCGCCGCACACGCGGCCGCGAAGAAGGCACCCGCTGCCAAGCGGTCCCGCTCACGCCGCGGACGCGGTGGCGGCGGTGGGGCCGCCAGCCAGGAAAGCGCGCTGTCGTCGATGCCCACCGGCCGCGCGGCGTATGCCGAGACGCGGCGCTGGCTGGTCGCGCGGCACGGCAACACCTGCGCCTACTGCGCCCGCAAGGTGCGCGCGCAGGAGATCACGCTCGACCACGTCGCGCCGCGCCGCGGCATGACGGCCTATGACCGACGGGACAACCTCGTCCTCTGTTGCCTCGCCTGCAACATCGCGAAGGCCGACAAGACGACCATGGCATGGCTGCTCGCCAAGCGCAACCGTGCCGTGCAGCTCATCCGCTTCGGCGGCCACCTGAGCGAGGGACTGGTGGAGATGGCCCGCGACCTCGCCGGTCCCGAGGGCGTGGCCCTGGCCGAGCGGCTCTCCGATCCCGACTATCCGTACTCGGACTGA
- a CDS encoding methyl-accepting chemotaxis protein — protein sequence MQWFSNLKLRARLLVAFGGVLTLTTLLGGFAVYEMATMNGATERITTYWMPSVDAARDIRTAALEFRIAQFRFLADSSEAGEKIGVAQLEEARAALGAAMKEYEPTIVTTADSANYALFTQRLAVLEKHWDQLTFIRSSGQLDIAQARMVTESRPLFYAMDTALVAIVKFNNDGAAASTAEATSTFHAGRLTVIALIAVCIVLGVVISLSIASRISRTVTGVATLASEVQSKVLTGMRRALESMAQGDLTATVTAHVEPLRDTGRDELGDLSRSVDLMLGDMQATMAALQGTQSVVRDLVTETQTLATGAQAGALNDRADAMKYAGAFRDLVAGMNGTLDAVAAPVGEVQAVLARVAERDLSVRMTGDYQGAYAAIKSAVNSAVENLDQTLVQVNAAAEQVASAGGQITGAAQALASGASEQAASLQQVSASVHMFASMAQQSASNAGEARALAASAKSDTAEGTARMERLTQAVEEIRKSSADTARIVKTIDEIAFQTNLLALNAAVEAARAGDAGRGFAVVAEEVRSLALRAAEAAKNTATLIEQGQMSADRGVAINGEVMQSLHRINDRVEKVALVTAEISAATEQQVEGVSQIKQAVDQISGVTQQVASNAEESASAATELESQAQTLRDTVSEFTLTRAAGRDPVRESARPVVRPRPSQARPAPPIPRSGAGRRNPMPVSEPALSGSKAGRAADLIPFDDDDSSTLSAF from the coding sequence ATGCAGTGGTTCTCGAACCTGAAGCTTCGCGCCAGGCTGCTGGTGGCCTTTGGCGGCGTGCTCACCCTCACGACCCTGCTCGGCGGCTTCGCCGTCTACGAGATGGCGACGATGAACGGCGCCACGGAGCGGATCACGACCTACTGGATGCCGAGCGTGGACGCGGCGCGCGACATCCGGACCGCCGCGCTGGAGTTCCGCATCGCGCAGTTCCGCTTCCTCGCCGATTCCTCGGAGGCCGGCGAGAAGATCGGCGTCGCGCAGCTCGAGGAGGCGCGTGCCGCGCTCGGCGCCGCGATGAAGGAGTACGAGCCGACCATCGTCACGACGGCCGACAGCGCGAACTATGCGCTCTTCACGCAGCGGCTGGCGGTGCTCGAGAAGCACTGGGACCAGCTCACCTTCATCCGCTCCTCCGGGCAGCTCGACATCGCGCAGGCACGGATGGTGACGGAGTCGCGTCCGCTCTTCTATGCGATGGACACGGCGCTGGTTGCGATCGTGAAGTTCAACAACGACGGCGCGGCGGCCTCGACCGCCGAGGCCACCAGCACCTTCCACGCCGGCCGGCTCACGGTGATCGCGCTGATCGCCGTCTGCATCGTCCTCGGCGTGGTGATCTCGCTCTCGATCGCCTCGCGGATCAGCCGGACGGTCACTGGCGTGGCCACGCTGGCGTCCGAGGTGCAGTCCAAGGTGCTCACCGGGATGCGTCGCGCGCTGGAGTCCATGGCGCAGGGCGACCTCACGGCGACGGTCACGGCGCACGTCGAGCCGCTGCGCGACACCGGGCGTGACGAGCTGGGTGACCTCTCACGCAGCGTGGACCTGATGCTCGGCGACATGCAGGCCACGATGGCCGCCTTGCAGGGCACGCAGTCGGTGGTGCGCGACCTCGTCACGGAGACCCAGACGCTCGCCACTGGGGCACAGGCCGGTGCGCTGAACGATCGTGCCGACGCCATGAAGTACGCCGGCGCGTTCCGCGACCTGGTCGCCGGCATGAACGGCACGCTCGACGCGGTGGCAGCGCCGGTCGGTGAGGTGCAGGCCGTGCTCGCGCGTGTCGCGGAGCGGGACCTGAGCGTGCGGATGACCGGCGACTACCAGGGCGCGTACGCGGCGATCAAGTCGGCCGTCAACTCCGCCGTCGAGAACCTCGATCAGACACTGGTGCAGGTCAACGCGGCCGCCGAGCAGGTGGCGTCGGCAGGCGGGCAGATCACCGGCGCCGCGCAGGCGCTGGCCAGCGGCGCGAGTGAGCAGGCGGCCAGCCTGCAGCAGGTGTCGGCCAGCGTGCACATGTTCGCGTCGATGGCGCAGCAGAGTGCCTCCAACGCCGGTGAGGCCCGCGCGCTCGCGGCCAGTGCGAAGAGTGACACGGCCGAGGGCACGGCACGGATGGAGCGGCTCACCCAGGCGGTGGAGGAGATCCGCAAGTCCAGCGCGGACACTGCGCGCATCGTCAAGACCATCGACGAGATCGCGTTCCAGACTAACCTGCTTGCGCTGAACGCCGCCGTCGAGGCGGCGCGTGCGGGTGACGCCGGACGCGGTTTCGCGGTGGTGGCCGAGGAGGTGCGCTCGCTGGCATTGCGGGCCGCGGAAGCCGCGAAGAACACCGCCACCCTCATCGAGCAGGGCCAGATGAGCGCGGATCGGGGTGTGGCGATCAATGGCGAGGTGATGCAGAGCCTGCACCGCATCAACGACCGGGTGGAGAAGGTGGCACTGGTGACGGCCGAGATTTCCGCCGCCACCGAGCAGCAGGTGGAGGGGGTGTCGCAGATCAAGCAGGCCGTGGACCAGATCAGTGGTGTCACGCAGCAGGTCGCGAGCAACGCGGAGGAATCCGCGAGCGCCGCGACCGAGCTCGAGAGCCAGGCGCAGACCCTGCGCGACACGGTGTCGGAGTTCACACTCACGCGCGCGGCGGGCCGTGATCCGGTGCGCGAGTCGGCGCGACCGGTGGTGCGTCCCCGTCCGTCGCAGGCGCGACCGGCGCCGCCGATTCCGCGCAGTGGAGCAGGCCGGCGGAACCCGATGCCGGTGTCCGAGCCGGCGCTGTCCGGCAGCAAGGCCGGCCGCGCCGCGGACCTGATCCCGTTCGACGACGACGACTCGTCGACCCTCAGCGCCTTCTAG